In the genome of Lactuca sativa cultivar Salinas chromosome 3, Lsat_Salinas_v11, whole genome shotgun sequence, the window TGAGCACAGAATCTCGATTCTTGTCCCCTTTGTTTGGCGTTTTTCCAGCATTCAAAAGCTGCTATTGTGGCTAATTGATCACCATGTCCACCGTATAATGAAGCTAACTCACATTTAGCATTTGCTGCTTTTCTTTTATCATTTGGTAACATTGGAAGGGTGAAAGGGTCTCTATAGTCATTTGCACAAGCTAAAGTCAACGCAGGGTCAATGCAGTCCATGGATAtagcaaaaagaagcattttgCTTGTTAATGGATGAACAGGGATAGACCCGAGTTTTTCCCCGAGTTCTGTGAGTTCTTCATTTGGTGATAAAGCTccaatatcttgaagaacagtAATCGCATTATGGATAGCTTCTGAAACAGGTGGATCTAATGTTTTTTTCAAGAAATCTTCTATTTTGCATCCTGGATCAAGAATCTTTACCTGTAAACAAAGTTCTTCAATTGGTGTTCTCTTAATCTCGGGCACTTGGAATTCGGGCAGGGAAGCTGCCCGAAGTTTTGAATACAAATGATAACATATTCCAGGCTGGCATCTTCCTGCCCGACCCTCTCGTTGCTTTGCACTTGCTTGTGAGATCcaagaagattgaagagttgAAACTTTATTATACGGGTCATAGCTTTTTTCTTTCATCCTTCCACTATCTATCacaaaaacaacatcatcaatcGTGACAGCTGTCTCAGCTATATTGGTTGACAGAATGATTTTCCTGCAACCCTGTGGAGGCCTTTTGAAGACCTTCTTTTGTTCTATAGATGGAACCATGGAATGAAGAGCCAATATCAAAAACTTGGAAGAATCTTTAAACAGAGCACTAGAGGTTAATCTGTCACGTGCTTTATTTATATCATCCCACCCTGGTAGAAAAACAAGAACAGCTCCATCTTGTGATTCTGTACATATTTTTCTTAATAATTGTTCTATAAGGATAACATCGATTAATTCAGGGTTCACGTCTTGTAAGTATCTATCGAGTAAAACCTGTTCTTCTTTGGAATCTTTGGAACCTACTGAGGTTCCGTTTACATGTTTTCTTAAAATCTCAGAAGTTTCATTTTGGTTTTCATGTTGGGCCCACGCAAGTGCGGTTTTTCCTTCTTTATCTTGTAAATGACAGTTGGCACCCAAAGAGAGAAGCATGCACATGTCACCTACTCTTCCTTTTCTAGCAAACACCATTAATGGTGTAACCCCAGTTACAGAATGCTGAAAATTGAGAAAATTTTCTCCACCACTTGAAACAATATCTAAAAGAGAGTCAATCTCATCGGTTGACCAAGCTATGTGAATTGCTTCTTCAAGGGCAAGTTTGAATTCTTCAGTTAATTGGGAGTTTTCATCGACATTTGTTTTTGAAGTGCAATCAAGGTGACAATCTTTTTTTGACTTCACAAGCAAAAGTACATCTTCTAAATAGAGCCTTTTCACCTGATATATTAGACATGCAAAAAAGGTCACCAAAGAAATTGGATGCCATAAACCGGATAAAAAGATTCAGGGTTAGAATGGGAATTTACATTGTAAGTGAAGCCAGGGACACGTATGATTGGGCAACCTCCAAAGTACTGAGAAAATCGCTCAGCATCAAGTGTAGCACTCATCAATACCTTTCAAAATATGATTAGGATTAATCTTTTTGTGGTAAATCAAAAAGTGCATAATTATAGACAAAAAAGTGAAAGATAtgaaaaaaaataactaaatcatACTCACCACACGTAGATGAGGATATAATGGAAGCATATCTCtgtgaagaaaaccctaaattagAACATGTACCCGAATACCAATATTGGcaatgtattttatttttatccaTAACAGCAACATACTTATATGTAAAAGTAAAAGCCTAAAAGGTACCTGATGATTGTTAGCATAAAATCAGAGAATCTGTCCCTCTCATGAATTTCATCCTGCAAAAAATTGTAGCCCCCATTAAATATAGCAATTGATAATGCAATCCCTATTCCAAATTCAAATTCTTTCCAAAAACAGCAAAAACTGAAGTCTTTAGATGCTAAATGAACATATCTTTAAATAAAAACAGAATGTAATTCTAACACATCACATTTAAAATAGATTTATACCACAATGATGTGAGTGATGTCAGGAAATGTATCCTTGACCATCTTTGCTGAGGCTTCTCTTCCAGATCTTCCATTGCCAGCTCTTACTAAGACCCTCAATAAGACACCATTCGTGCAAAACACAATAGATGAATGTCTTCCACCTTTGTTCTCCAATCTTATCTAGGGTTTTTTCACCATAAGATCATAAataataaaagatgaaaagataATGAAACCAACAATCAATGAAGTTACCAATTCTATACTGTACCTTGTATCCAACACTCTCTCCAATAGATTCACCTCTTTCATGAGATATTCTTTCAGCAACTACAAAAAAACATAGCATGAAATAAACAATCATATAAACCTAGTAAAGACAGAAACATAATTTGCTATATGTGTTATAAAGACCAGAACTTGAGTGATGGATACCTGATATTGCAGAGATCCGACGTGGTTGGGTGCAGACTATTTTACATGCACTGCCCTTACCCCACATATAATCCAACAAATACTGAGGCACCTGTGTTGTCTTTCCACACCCAGTTTCACCAGATATGAGAACAATCTGATGAGATTCTATTGTTGATGTAATAACATCCTTAAaggatgcaattggaagtttgtACCTATCTTCAGTAATCTACAAAGCAAGAATATAGAACA includes:
- the LOC111884395 gene encoding DExH-box ATP-dependent RNA helicase DExH6, translated to MMPAPSSSSTKKRRKRGGGQQQQQQQQQQNPVIAESTRIHIRRTLEQFRASNDEAYTFEANLTNFERAEVHKLCRKMGMKSASSGPKSGNRRVTVYKFKGKPKNVKTNNDLTSFTFSEEGKVVLRDFFSLYPPGDQGEGEKIMSTSKKNTDNIRTKTDDILCKPSMKKAEIAEKFNSVVARMESDLKLKQITEDRYKLPIASFKDVITSTIESHQIVLISGETGCGKTTQVPQYLLDYMWGKGSACKIVCTQPRRISAISVAERISHERGESIGESVGYKIRLENKGGRHSSIVFCTNGVLLRVLVRAGNGRSGREASAKMVKDTFPDITHIIVDEIHERDRFSDFMLTIIRDMLPLYPHLRVVLMSATLDAERFSQYFGGCPIIRVPGFTYNVKRLYLEDVLLLVKSKKDCHLDCTSKTNVDENSQLTEEFKLALEEAIHIAWSTDEIDSLLDIVSSGGENFLNFQHSVTGVTPLMVFARKGRVGDMCMLLSLGANCHLQDKEGKTALAWAQHENQNETSEILRKHVNGTSVGSKDSKEEQVLLDRYLQDVNPELIDVILIEQLLRKICTESQDGAVLVFLPGWDDINKARDRLTSSALFKDSSKFLILALHSMVPSIEQKKVFKRPPQGCRKIILSTNIAETAVTIDDVVFVIDSGRMKEKSYDPYNKVSTLQSSWISQASAKQREGRAGRCQPGICYHLYSKLRAASLPEFQVPEIKRTPIEELCLQVKILDPGCKIEDFLKKTLDPPVSEAIHNAITVLQDIGALSPNEELTELGEKLGSIPVHPLTSKMLLFAISMDCIDPALTLACANDYRDPFTLPMLPNDKRKAANAKCELASLYGGHGDQLATIAAFECWKNAKQRGQESRFCAQYFVSGGVMNMLFGMRKQLQNELYRNGFIPENSSRFSANAQDIGVIHAVLVAGLYPMVGKLHPPKKNAKRIVIENANNDKVRLHPQSVNSKLTFKKKDYCPLVIYDEITRGDGGLHIKNCSIVGPLPLLLLATEIAVAPLDDVSDDDDDDASFGGSDDEEGYDGEKGDRLMSDPENVVKVVADRWLSFESTALDVAQIYCLRERLSAAIMFKITHPGKDLPELLAASIHAIANVLSYDGLAGINAPLVSVDSLTSMVRETDIGQPPAGGNKGKFKNSNNFLGSLLYNNDSQRQWSGRPRHHGHHHPSTSSYSTQRNQHQIQNSQGGMGNVHERNRNEMNGSSLRVDSLKRHRGSRA